From a single Bradyrhizobium sediminis genomic region:
- a CDS encoding isocitrate lyase/PEP mutase family protein, with product MAFRKRREALRSLLSGSACIRPGSVYDAVSIRIAEDLGFELGMFGGSVASLAVLGDPDIALITLTELAEQMRRMARAASLPVLVDADHGYGNALNVRRTVQELEAAGAAGLTIEDTLLPQAYGEPKTQLISLQEGVGKMRAALDGRGDPSLVIMGRTGAASVTSIEDAIARARAYEAVGVDALFFTGVKTRGELEAIAAATRLPIVLGGSPEEITEPAYLGGQRVRIALQGHAPFAAAALAVYETLKALREGQSPKALKGLASSGLTGRIMREADVKARSTEFLGLKNLGLKN from the coding sequence ATGGCCTTCCGGAAGCGCCGCGAAGCTTTGCGCTCGCTCCTGTCGGGATCGGCATGCATCCGCCCCGGCTCGGTCTATGACGCGGTTTCGATCCGTATCGCTGAGGACCTCGGTTTCGAACTCGGCATGTTCGGCGGTTCGGTGGCTTCGCTCGCTGTGTTAGGGGATCCCGACATCGCGCTGATTACGCTGACCGAACTGGCCGAACAGATGCGCCGGATGGCGCGCGCGGCAAGCTTGCCGGTGCTGGTCGATGCCGACCACGGCTATGGCAATGCGCTCAATGTCCGACGCACGGTGCAGGAACTGGAGGCGGCGGGCGCCGCCGGTCTCACCATCGAGGACACCCTGCTGCCGCAGGCTTACGGGGAGCCGAAAACCCAGCTGATCTCGCTGCAGGAGGGTGTCGGCAAGATGAGGGCGGCGCTGGACGGGCGCGGCGATCCCTCGCTCGTCATCATGGGGCGCACCGGAGCGGCGTCGGTGACCTCGATCGAGGATGCGATCGCGCGCGCCCGGGCCTATGAGGCTGTTGGCGTCGATGCCTTGTTCTTCACCGGGGTGAAGACGCGGGGCGAGCTGGAAGCCATTGCTGCCGCCACCCGGCTACCGATCGTGCTGGGCGGTTCGCCCGAGGAAATAACCGAGCCCGCTTACCTCGGGGGTCAAAGGGTGCGGATCGCCTTGCAAGGCCATGCGCCGTTCGCCGCCGCTGCGTTAGCCGTTTACGAGACGCTTAAAGCGTTGCGCGAGGGCCAGTCGCCCAAGGCCTTGAAAGGCCTTGCCTCGTCCGGACTAACCGGCCGCATCATGCGTGAGGCGGATGTAAAGGCGCGCAGCACCGAATTCCTGGGGCTCAAGAACTTGGGGCTCAAGAATTAG
- a CDS encoding acetyl-CoA carboxylase biotin carboxylase subunit translates to MFKRILIANRGEIACRIIKTARRMGIQTVAVYSEADRDALHVEMADDAVLIGPPAAAESYLVMEKIIEACRKTGAEAVHPGYGFLSERESFPRALSEAGIVFIGPNAGAIAAMGDKIESKKAAAKADVSTVPGFLGVIEDEKHAVKIADAIGYPVMIKASAGGGGKGMRIAHSTSEVAEGFGLAKAEAKSSFGDDRVFIEKFIVDPRHIEIQVLGDKHGNVIYLGERECSIQRRNQKVIEEAPSPLLDETTRRQMGEQAVALAKAVNYDSAGTVEFVAGQDKSFYFLEMNTRLQVEHPVTELVTGIDLVEQMIRSAAGEKLSLAQKDVTLTGWAVESRVYAEDPFRNFLPSIGRLVKYRPPIESSIDGITVRNDTGVQEGGEISIFYDPMIAKLVTHAPSRAAAIEAQSTALDSFYVEGIRHNIPFLSALMNHPRWRGGKLSTGFIAEEFPKGFAVRVPEGEIARRLAAVGAAIDHVLGERKRQISGQLTGRLVQRERRRAVWLDRNEIALDIVREASGIVVRFVDADGTPRNPHHLVSPWTPGDPVWQGTIDGHLVAMQVRPIPNGIRLAHQGFEVAVNVFTESEATAARLMPIATASDTGKKLLCPMPGLVVSIAVAEGQEVKAGETLAVVEAMKMQNVLRAERDGTVKKIHAAAGATLAVDALILEFS, encoded by the coding sequence ATGTTCAAACGAATTCTGATCGCCAATCGCGGCGAGATCGCCTGCCGGATCATCAAGACCGCCCGCCGTATGGGGATACAGACGGTCGCGGTCTATTCCGAGGCCGACCGGGACGCGCTGCATGTCGAAATGGCTGACGATGCCGTATTGATCGGACCGCCGGCGGCGGCCGAGAGCTACCTCGTGATGGAGAAGATCATCGAGGCCTGCCGCAAGACCGGGGCCGAGGCCGTGCATCCCGGCTACGGCTTCCTGTCGGAGCGAGAATCCTTCCCGCGGGCGCTCAGCGAGGCCGGGATCGTCTTCATCGGTCCCAATGCCGGTGCGATCGCCGCGATGGGCGACAAGATCGAGTCCAAGAAGGCGGCCGCCAAGGCCGACGTCTCGACGGTACCCGGTTTCCTCGGCGTCATCGAGGACGAAAAGCATGCGGTGAAGATCGCCGACGCCATCGGCTATCCCGTGATGATCAAGGCCTCCGCCGGCGGCGGCGGCAAGGGCATGCGGATCGCGCATTCGACGTCGGAAGTCGCCGAAGGTTTCGGGCTCGCGAAAGCGGAAGCCAAGTCCTCGTTCGGCGACGACCGCGTGTTCATCGAGAAATTCATCGTCGATCCCCGCCACATCGAAATCCAGGTACTCGGCGACAAGCACGGCAACGTGATCTATCTCGGCGAGCGCGAATGTTCGATCCAGCGCCGCAATCAGAAGGTGATCGAGGAAGCGCCGTCGCCGCTTCTGGACGAGACCACCCGCCGTCAGATGGGCGAGCAGGCGGTCGCGCTCGCCAAGGCGGTGAACTACGATTCCGCCGGCACCGTCGAATTCGTCGCCGGCCAGGACAAGAGTTTCTACTTCCTGGAGATGAACACGCGCCTGCAGGTCGAGCATCCCGTGACCGAATTGGTCACCGGCATCGATCTGGTCGAGCAGATGATCCGGTCGGCCGCGGGCGAGAAACTGTCGCTGGCGCAAAAGGACGTCACGCTGACCGGGTGGGCGGTGGAATCGCGGGTCTATGCGGAAGACCCGTTCCGCAACTTCCTGCCCTCGATCGGGCGGCTGGTGAAATACCGTCCGCCGATCGAGAGCTCGATCGACGGCATCACCGTCCGCAACGATACCGGCGTGCAGGAAGGCGGCGAGATCTCGATCTTCTACGATCCGATGATCGCCAAGCTGGTGACGCACGCGCCATCGCGCGCCGCCGCCATCGAGGCGCAGTCGACCGCGCTCGATTCATTCTATGTCGAGGGCATCCGCCACAACATTCCGTTCCTGTCGGCGCTGATGAATCATCCCCGTTGGCGCGGCGGCAAGCTTTCGACCGGCTTCATCGCCGAGGAATTCCCGAAGGGTTTTGCGGTTCGCGTGCCCGAAGGCGAGATCGCCCGCAGGCTGGCGGCGGTCGGCGCCGCCATCGACCATGTGCTCGGCGAGCGCAAGCGGCAGATTTCCGGCCAGCTGACCGGCCGGCTGGTGCAGCGCGAGCGCCGCCGCGCGGTCTGGCTCGATCGCAACGAGATCGCGCTCGATATCGTCCGCGAAGCCAGCGGCATCGTGGTGCGCTTCGTCGATGCCGACGGCACACCGCGCAATCCGCATCATCTGGTCTCGCCGTGGACGCCGGGCGATCCGGTCTGGCAGGGCACTATCGACGGCCATCTGGTGGCGATGCAGGTGCGCCCGATCCCCAACGGCATCCGCCTCGCGCATCAGGGGTTCGAGGTCGCGGTCAATGTCTTCACCGAATCCGAGGCGACGGCAGCGCGGCTGATGCCGATTGCGACCGCGTCCGATACCGGCAAGAAACTGCTGTGTCCGATGCCGGGACTGGTGGTGTCGATCGCAGTGGCCGAAGGCCAGGAAGTCAAGGCCGGAGAAACATTGGCCGTGGTGGAAGCGATGAAGATGCAGAACGTGCTGCGCGCCGAGCGCGACGGCACGGTCAAGAAGATCCACGCCGCCGCCGGCGCCACACTGGCGGTGGACGCGCTGATCCTCGAATTCTCGTAG
- a CDS encoding acylphosphatase encodes MSGAICQVTVRGRVQGVGYRAWVEHRARGVQSLEGWVRNRRDGSVEALFAGPADVVADMIAACRRGPPSARVESVTEEPAGSDALNLRWPGERFSVLPTI; translated from the coding sequence ATGAGCGGCGCGATCTGTCAGGTGACGGTGCGGGGCCGGGTGCAGGGGGTCGGTTATCGGGCCTGGGTCGAGCACCGGGCGAGGGGGGTGCAAAGTCTGGAGGGATGGGTGCGCAACCGCAGGGACGGCAGCGTCGAGGCGTTGTTTGCCGGGCCGGCGGATGTCGTGGCGGATATGATCGCGGCATGCCGGCGCGGTCCGCCATCGGCGCGCGTCGAGTCCGTGACGGAAGAACCCGCCGGTTCCGACGCGCTGAATTTGCGGTGGCCGGGCGAACGGTTTTCGGTGCTGCCGACGATCTAG
- a CDS encoding BTAD domain-containing putative transcriptional regulator: MQISRLPIDGAPSPKFGLSLLGGFELTGPDGVVELPSKKLAGLLAYLACNLRPQSREKLTALLWGSHFEAQAKQNLRQALFRLRKVLGQNTLESDGEVVSLNAASVSCDVRRFETLVREGSREALSAATDLYRGRLIDDVTVGEAGWNEWIAGERERLLELALGALVGLGEQELAAGRAEHALKAGQRAIALNDMREDAHRLVVQALAATGRKAEALTHYQDLVVLLKRELNTEPDGATRSLAAALRGTPSSGRSPAVGEIAKPALPEHDRPSAAVLPLAHTRGDHEQKVNTNTPEARSDAVSSVVAVRAGGLERRQLTILVCKMVDSTPLSARLDPEDMRDVIAAFHKVIADAVARFDGFVAQYQSDGAVVYFGYPEAHEYEAEQAVRAGLAILAAVGSLKVSSGIPLQARAGIATGVVVVGEQMGSADVVPAVAIGKTPDLAAQMQAVASPGEVVIAGSTRRLVGRMFDCRALGAHEVKGLPQPVEAWQVRGEAAGVSRFEARRVGALPPLVGRQEEMDLLRRRWNQAKLGEGRVLLLSGEPGIGKSRIAESLLAALEGEPHARMRYFCSPHHTNSPLYPFIAQLERTAGFEPGNSAAAKLDKLGALLKLTARNAPRDLALMADLLSMPTDSRYPVVEGSPEQKREMTLSALLHQLEGMAAQSPVLILFEDAHWIDPTSLDLLDRAIDCIAKLPVLMVVTFRPEFQPAWIGQPHVTMLPLNRLGRRDSADIIGGVAQGKTLPDVVVQQILAHTDGVPLFIEELTITLLESGHLRETADGYVLDGPLPSPAIPTTLQASLLARLDRLASVKDIAQIGAAIGREFSFRLIAAVSAMPKQELAAALRKVVAAELIFQRGAPPNATYRFKHALVQDAAYASLLRSRRSALHATIVKQLVGVSDTEVKPELLAHHCAEAGMAEEAVRHYLKASEQAVARSALTEAAVLLDKSLGKVAQLPTGPPRDRMELEVQSARGAVLIAVKGFAAAETGQVYARARDLWDRLDRPPEFLLRTARGRWSLHTNRSQLLEAQSVAEDLLEFGRAHGGDTAGLILGYFTRGLTHAYRGELQSARASLEEVIGLYDLAAHRQLFRYSGTDPYAIALASIGQVLLFLGYPDQALMRAEAAIRQARQLAHAPTVAQCLAFGAARASTLGDEAQLAHCEQELRTLTEEHGYAQWSALVPIFGGQLQLMRGEAKAAVTLIRQGLDARRATGVTLFNADFAIPLGEALEKDGKSGEALALLDEQIVFVEETGELWCAAGLHRLRGQLLLKGTVPDFAGAQAEFVKAIDVARGQSAKLWELRAAVSLARLWRDQGRHAEARDLLAPVYGWFTEGFDVPDLKNAKGLLNELA; this comes from the coding sequence GTGCAAATCTCGCGTCTGCCAATCGACGGAGCGCCCTCCCCAAAGTTTGGTCTTTCGCTGCTGGGAGGCTTCGAACTGACCGGACCTGATGGCGTTGTCGAGCTGCCGAGCAAGAAACTTGCAGGTTTGCTGGCTTATCTGGCTTGCAACCTCCGGCCGCAGTCGCGTGAGAAGCTGACGGCCCTGCTGTGGGGTTCGCATTTCGAAGCGCAGGCAAAACAGAACCTGCGCCAGGCCCTCTTTCGGCTCCGCAAAGTGCTCGGTCAGAATACTCTGGAGAGCGACGGCGAGGTCGTATCACTGAACGCGGCGAGCGTTTCGTGCGATGTCCGCCGCTTCGAGACCCTAGTTCGTGAGGGCAGCCGAGAGGCCCTGAGTGCGGCAACCGATCTCTACCGGGGCCGGTTGATCGATGACGTTACTGTCGGTGAAGCGGGCTGGAACGAATGGATTGCCGGCGAACGCGAAAGGTTACTTGAACTAGCCCTTGGCGCTCTGGTGGGCCTCGGCGAACAGGAGCTGGCCGCAGGCCGTGCCGAACATGCCCTAAAGGCCGGCCAGCGCGCCATCGCGCTCAACGACATGCGAGAGGACGCCCATCGGCTGGTCGTACAGGCGCTGGCTGCCACCGGACGCAAAGCCGAAGCGCTCACCCACTACCAGGACCTCGTTGTCCTGTTGAAGCGGGAGCTGAATACGGAGCCCGACGGAGCGACCAGATCTCTCGCTGCCGCGCTGCGCGGCACGCCATCGTCAGGCAGATCTCCCGCCGTTGGGGAGATCGCTAAGCCTGCGCTGCCAGAGCACGACCGGCCTTCGGCCGCTGTGCTGCCCTTGGCACATACAAGGGGAGACCACGAGCAGAAGGTGAACACCAACACCCCCGAAGCGCGGAGCGATGCGGTATCGTCTGTGGTGGCAGTCCGCGCGGGTGGCCTCGAGCGGCGACAGCTAACGATCCTGGTTTGCAAAATGGTCGACTCAACGCCGCTTTCGGCGCGCCTCGACCCCGAGGACATGCGTGATGTGATCGCTGCCTTCCACAAAGTGATCGCCGACGCGGTGGCGCGATTTGACGGATTTGTCGCTCAGTACCAGAGCGATGGCGCGGTCGTCTATTTCGGTTACCCTGAAGCGCATGAGTACGAAGCTGAGCAGGCCGTGCGCGCCGGTCTTGCGATCCTTGCCGCTGTTGGCTCGCTAAAAGTCTCTTCCGGCATTCCCCTTCAGGCACGCGCCGGCATTGCCACCGGCGTAGTCGTCGTTGGCGAGCAGATGGGGAGCGCCGACGTCGTGCCAGCCGTTGCGATCGGCAAGACGCCAGACCTCGCGGCGCAAATGCAGGCGGTGGCTTCGCCCGGCGAGGTCGTCATCGCGGGCAGCACACGGCGGCTGGTGGGACGGATGTTCGACTGCCGCGCGCTCGGTGCCCACGAGGTGAAGGGGCTGCCGCAACCGGTGGAGGCGTGGCAGGTGCGCGGCGAAGCGGCCGGCGTCAGCCGGTTCGAGGCGCGGCGCGTAGGCGCGCTGCCCCCGCTCGTTGGCCGGCAGGAGGAGATGGATCTACTGCGGCGCCGTTGGAATCAGGCCAAGCTCGGCGAGGGACGGGTGCTGCTGCTCTCCGGCGAGCCTGGCATCGGCAAATCCCGAATCGCTGAAAGCCTGCTGGCAGCGCTCGAGGGTGAGCCGCATGCGCGCATGCGCTATTTCTGCTCTCCCCACCATACCAACAGCCCACTCTACCCGTTCATTGCGCAGCTCGAGCGCACCGCGGGCTTCGAGCCAGGCAACAGTGCGGCAGCGAAGCTCGACAAGCTCGGGGCTTTACTCAAGCTGACGGCGAGAAATGCGCCACGCGATCTGGCATTAATGGCCGATCTCCTGTCTATGCCGACGGACAGTCGCTACCCGGTAGTAGAGGGCAGTCCGGAGCAGAAGCGAGAGATGACCCTCAGCGCTCTACTGCACCAGCTGGAAGGAATGGCGGCGCAAAGTCCCGTGTTGATCCTATTTGAGGACGCCCATTGGATCGATCCAACATCGCTGGACCTGCTCGATCGAGCGATTGACTGTATTGCTAAGCTGCCAGTGCTGATGGTCGTCACGTTCCGGCCGGAGTTTCAGCCAGCCTGGATCGGTCAGCCACACGTGACGATGCTGCCCTTGAACCGCCTCGGCCGGCGCGACAGCGCCGACATCATTGGGGGCGTTGCCCAGGGCAAGACGCTGCCCGACGTAGTCGTCCAACAGATCCTCGCGCACACCGACGGCGTGCCGCTTTTCATCGAAGAGCTGACCATTACGCTGCTCGAGAGCGGACACCTGCGCGAGACCGCCGACGGTTATGTCCTCGATGGGCCGCTACCGTCGCCCGCTATACCGACGACGTTGCAGGCCTCGCTCCTGGCGCGTCTCGACCGGCTCGCATCGGTGAAAGACATCGCTCAGATCGGGGCGGCGATCGGGCGGGAGTTCTCCTTCAGGCTGATCGCTGCCGTATCGGCGATGCCGAAGCAGGAGCTCGCGGCCGCACTCCGCAAGGTCGTAGCCGCAGAATTGATCTTTCAGCGCGGGGCGCCACCCAATGCCACCTACCGCTTCAAGCACGCGCTGGTGCAGGATGCGGCCTACGCCAGCCTGCTGCGCAGCCGCCGCAGCGCGCTGCATGCGACGATCGTGAAGCAGCTCGTCGGCGTCAGCGACACTGAGGTCAAGCCGGAACTGCTGGCGCACCACTGCGCCGAGGCGGGCATGGCCGAGGAGGCCGTGCGCCACTATCTCAAGGCGTCCGAGCAGGCGGTCGCCCGCTCGGCGCTGACCGAGGCTGCGGTATTGCTCGATAAGTCGCTGGGGAAAGTGGCCCAGCTCCCAACCGGTCCGCCGCGCGACCGCATGGAACTGGAAGTACAATCTGCCCGAGGCGCCGTTCTTATAGCGGTGAAGGGCTTCGCGGCCGCCGAGACCGGTCAGGTATACGCCCGCGCACGAGATCTCTGGGATCGCCTCGACCGGCCGCCGGAGTTCCTCCTGAGGACGGCTCGTGGCAGGTGGTCACTCCACACCAATCGCTCTCAATTGCTTGAGGCGCAGTCCGTTGCCGAGGATCTCCTGGAGTTCGGCCGGGCGCATGGTGGTGACACAGCCGGCCTGATCCTCGGGTATTTCACACGCGGCCTGACACATGCGTACCGTGGAGAGCTGCAGTCGGCGCGCGCGAGTCTGGAGGAAGTGATCGGCCTCTACGATTTGGCGGCCCACCGCCAATTGTTTCGGTATTCTGGTACTGATCCCTATGCCATAGCTTTGGCCTCAATTGGCCAGGTTCTGTTGTTTCTGGGTTACCCCGACCAGGCGCTTATGCGTGCCGAAGCGGCGATCAGACAGGCGCGCCAATTGGCGCATGCACCGACGGTGGCGCAATGCCTGGCATTTGGTGCTGCGCGGGCATCGACTCTTGGGGATGAGGCGCAACTCGCACACTGTGAGCAAGAGCTCCGCACATTGACCGAGGAGCACGGGTATGCCCAGTGGTCGGCGCTCGTTCCCATCTTTGGCGGCCAACTGCAGCTAATGCGCGGTGAGGCCAAGGCAGCGGTCACGCTCATTCGCCAGGGCCTTGACGCCCGTCGCGCAACTGGAGTGACCCTTTTTAACGCTGACTTCGCTATTCCGCTCGGCGAAGCCCTGGAGAAAGACGGCAAGTCGGGCGAGGCGCTTGCCCTGCTGGACGAACAGATTGTCTTCGTCGAGGAAACGGGTGAGCTCTGGTGCGCAGCCGGACTGCATCGCCTCCGTGGCCAGCTGCTCCTCAAGGGCACCGTGCCGGATTTCGCGGGGGCGCAGGCGGAGTTTGTAAAGGCCATCGACGTTGCCCGCGGACAGTCGGCAAAGCTATGGGAGCTGCGCGCCGCTGTCAGCCTCGCCCGCCTATGGCGCGACCAGGGGAGGCATGCTGAAGCCCGTGATCTACTCGCGCCTGTCTATGGCTGGTTCACCGAGGGCTTCGACGTGCCCGATCTCAAGAACGCCAAGGGGCTACTGAACGAGCTAGCCTAA
- a CDS encoding thermonuclease family protein yields the protein MRVLILILAVLSASQSWAAGAVVKDGGTLQLAGVTYRLDGIDAPEFDQICIDEHADTWACGVEARDQLAKLSVGREIRCGDLGADPAYKKRRIGVCTVVGETTSLNQLVVRQGFALNFDPAAKGRFKEDEASAKDKRQGLWKGCFVAPSDFRRGRKDGALLGDSCRADKDREIRAVLFAEQPAMPPGCNIKGKFAVRARVTGNRGVYHLRGCRSYPGLTEPDRWFCSEEDAQAAGFRKAYNCGAKGK from the coding sequence ATGCGCGTTCTCATCCTGATCCTCGCGGTTCTCTCGGCAAGCCAAAGCTGGGCCGCCGGCGCCGTCGTCAAGGACGGCGGCACGCTTCAGCTCGCCGGCGTCACCTACCGGCTCGATGGCATCGATGCCCCTGAGTTCGACCAGATCTGCATCGACGAGCACGCCGATACCTGGGCTTGCGGCGTTGAAGCGCGCGACCAACTGGCCAAATTGAGCGTCGGCCGCGAGATCCGCTGCGGCGATCTGGGCGCGGATCCGGCCTACAAGAAGCGGCGCATCGGCGTTTGCACCGTTGTGGGCGAAACCACCAGCTTGAACCAGCTCGTGGTGCGCCAGGGCTTCGCGCTGAATTTCGATCCCGCCGCAAAGGGACGCTTCAAGGAGGACGAAGCCAGCGCCAAGGACAAGCGCCAGGGACTTTGGAAAGGCTGCTTTGTCGCGCCGTCCGATTTCCGCCGCGGGCGGAAGGACGGCGCCTTGCTCGGCGATTCCTGCAGGGCTGACAAAGACCGCGAGATACGCGCAGTGCTGTTTGCCGAGCAACCGGCGATGCCGCCGGGATGCAACATCAAGGGCAAATTTGCCGTGCGCGCCCGCGTCACCGGCAATCGCGGTGTCTATCATTTGCGGGGCTGCCGCAGCTACCCCGGTTTGACGGAGCCGGACCGCTGGTTCTGCTCGGAGGAAGATGCCCAGGCCGCGGGATTCCGGAAGGCGTATAATTGCGGAGCCAAGGGCAAGTGA
- the lipB gene encoding lipoyl(octanoyl) transferase LipB produces the protein MVNDRQDLDLTPFSGPSGAGAVEWLISDVPVPYPEAVAAMEARVADIAAHEAPELVWLLEHPPLYTSGTSGRDADLLDPRFPLFATGRGGQLTYHGPGQRVAYVMLDLKRRRPDVRAYVAGLEQWIIRTLAAFNVRGERREDRVGVWVKRPDKGPGHEDKIAAIGVRLRRWVSFHGIAINVEPDLTHFQAIVPCGIADPRYGVTSLADLGHLASMADVDIALRQAFGEVFGSAKAPLPEATI, from the coding sequence ATGGTTAATGACCGCCAAGACCTCGATTTGACGCCGTTTTCGGGCCCTTCCGGCGCGGGCGCGGTCGAATGGCTGATCTCGGACGTGCCGGTACCGTATCCGGAGGCCGTGGCGGCCATGGAGGCGCGAGTCGCTGACATTGCGGCCCATGAGGCCCCCGAACTGGTCTGGCTGCTGGAGCACCCTCCGCTCTACACCTCCGGAACCAGCGGCCGGGATGCCGACCTGCTCGATCCCCGTTTTCCGCTGTTCGCCACCGGGCGCGGCGGCCAGCTCACCTATCACGGCCCCGGCCAGCGGGTGGCCTATGTGATGCTCGACCTGAAGCGACGGCGGCCGGACGTGCGGGCCTATGTCGCGGGCCTCGAGCAATGGATCATCCGGACGCTTGCCGCCTTCAACGTGCGCGGCGAGCGCCGCGAGGACCGGGTCGGGGTCTGGGTCAAGCGGCCGGACAAGGGCCCGGGCCATGAAGACAAGATCGCCGCCATCGGGGTGCGGCTGCGGCGCTGGGTGTCGTTCCACGGCATCGCAATCAATGTGGAACCCGACCTGACCCATTTCCAGGCCATCGTGCCTTGCGGCATCGCCGATCCGCGCTACGGCGTCACCAGCCTTGCCGATCTCGGCCATCTCGCGAGCATGGCGGATGTCGACATCGCGCTACGGCAGGCTTTTGGCGAGGTGTTTGGATCGGCGAAGGCTCCGTTGCCGGAAGCGACCATCTAA
- a CDS encoding DUF3147 family protein, giving the protein MTYFIVKCLLSGLIVAIVSEVARRSPALGALVVSLPLVSLLGILWLWRDTGDIERIADHAQSTFWYVLPSLPMFLVLPAMLRAGVGFWPSIGASCVLTTALYLVTAWALAKFGISL; this is encoded by the coding sequence ATGACGTACTTCATTGTCAAATGCCTGTTATCCGGACTGATCGTCGCGATTGTTTCCGAAGTGGCAAGGCGCAGTCCTGCTCTCGGCGCGCTGGTCGTGTCACTGCCGTTGGTGTCCTTGCTGGGGATCCTTTGGCTCTGGCGGGATACCGGAGATATCGAGCGCATTGCCGATCATGCGCAGTCGACCTTCTGGTATGTGCTGCCATCGCTTCCGATGTTCCTGGTATTGCCGGCGATGTTGCGGGCCGGTGTGGGCTTCTGGCCGAGCATTGGCGCAAGCTGCGTGCTGACGACGGCGCTGTACCTCGTCACCGCGTGGGCTCTTGCCAAGTTCGGGATCAGTCTCTGA
- a CDS encoding FliM/FliN family flagellar motor switch protein, translating into MPTLDKVSVDLMVVLGTTTMPIHQVMRLSRGAIIELDATEADEVKILANNLPIASGVVLVDRNRIAVEVKQMLPKSPGTR; encoded by the coding sequence GTGCCAACCCTCGATAAAGTCAGCGTCGACCTCATGGTGGTGCTCGGCACCACCACGATGCCCATCCATCAGGTAATGCGGCTCAGCCGCGGCGCCATCATCGAACTGGACGCCACCGAGGCGGACGAGGTCAAGATCCTCGCCAACAACCTGCCGATCGCCAGCGGCGTGGTGCTGGTCGACCGCAACCGGATCGCGGTGGAGGTCAAGCAGATGCTGCCGAAATCGCCGGGCACCCGGTAG
- a CDS encoding HAD family hydrolase, translating to MTTIYFDLDGTLTDPKPGITRSIQYALGRLDRAVPAEDELTWCIGPPLHASLKKLLGADDLADRALLHYRERFADIGIFENQIYPGIEDTLSVLARSGRRLFVATSKAHIFAERIIDHFKLRVYFERVFGAELDGRHSDKTDLLGYALQSAGVDPSQAMMIGDRSYDMVGARNNGMTAIGVLYGYGSEAELRDAGAHHVCATPRRLLDHTG from the coding sequence ATGACCACTATCTACTTCGATCTCGACGGCACGCTGACCGATCCAAAGCCCGGCATCACGCGTTCGATCCAGTACGCGCTCGGCAGGCTCGATCGGGCGGTTCCGGCGGAAGATGAATTGACCTGGTGCATCGGCCCGCCGCTGCATGCCAGCCTGAAGAAGCTGCTCGGCGCCGACGATCTGGCCGACAGGGCGCTGTTGCATTACCGCGAACGGTTCGCCGACATCGGGATCTTCGAAAATCAGATCTATCCCGGCATCGAAGATACCTTATCCGTGCTCGCCCGGTCGGGCCGGCGCCTGTTCGTGGCGACCAGCAAAGCCCACATCTTTGCCGAGCGCATTATCGATCACTTCAAATTGCGGGTCTATTTCGAGCGCGTGTTCGGTGCCGAACTGGACGGCAGGCATTCCGACAAGACCGACCTGTTGGGCTATGCGCTGCAGTCCGCGGGTGTCGACCCGTCGCAGGCCATGATGATCGGGGACCGCAGCTACGACATGGTTGGCGCCAGAAATAACGGAATGACCGCGATCGGCGTCCTCTACGGTTACGGCAGTGAAGCCGAACTGCGCGACGCGGGAGCGCATCATGTTTGCGCCACGCCCCGGCGATTGCTCGATCACACCGGCTGA